From the Leptospira congkakensis genome, the window ACTGCCAGCGAATGAGTGGAACCGGACACGGATCTTATCTTACCTTTCGATCCCGCAGTGCAGTCAAAGTAGAAGGAGAAACAACTAACTTCGATATGGTTGGTGATAGCGGAAATATCAAAACAAGTAGCTTTTGTCCAAAATGTGGTTCACCAGTCTACATGACCTTCGCCGCCATGCCCGAACTATTTACCATCCATGCTGCAAGTCTCAATGATCCAAATCTCTACAAACCACAGGCCGTAACATATACGATAAAGGGATTAAGCTGGGACCATCTGAATCCAGCAGTATCAAAATTTGAAAAGATGCCTCCGATGTAAAAATTTCAAAGATCGCTTAATCGTTTGGGCGCCTCGAATCCGTTAGTTGATTGAAATTAGATTGTATAACGACCGCGCTATCCGCTCCAATCTTTCCGATTTGTTTGTAGATGGAAATAGTAATTAATATAGAAAGGATTTCCGCAAGCAGCTTAATTTCATTTGCAATCGATTTTCGGAGATTTTAGTCTTAATATTTCATCACGCCTTGTTTATGTTGGATTCGCTAAGCTCATCCACCAAGTCAAACCTTCGCTTTGCTTGTATCCTCGCTCCTATTGTCGCTCCGGATTTATCGCTGGCGTGGGGATTTGTTTTTTTTAAGTAGAAAGATTACTTTGAAGTGATTCATTAAGGTAAATTCTTTCCCTTAATCGAAAAGTTTATTCTCAAAAAGAACTAAACAATAGTTGTCAATTTAAAATAAACTTTGTGCAATTACACGCAACACAATTAAATTCCGATAAGCGGCAATTATATGCTATTCGTTTATTATACTAAACTTTTTAAAAATTTGACTTTAATTCGTTATTTGTATAGAAGCGATAGTTTTTCTATTTAGATTCTGTCGTTCGAATTCACCGAAACCCAAATCTTATCTATTTCCCAACTTAACTCAACGGATACGTAAAATGGATCACCTCCTCTGGTAATCCTCCCGTTGCTCTATAAAAATCCAAAGCATAATCATCCACCACATCTGCTTGGACAAACACTTCTTCAGCTCCCATTTTTTTACAATAACCATTAATCGCTTCGATAAGTGATTTGCCAATTCCTTGGCGTTGGTATTTGGTATGGACAGCTAGATCGAAAATATAAACTAAAGGTT encodes:
- a CDS encoding GFA family protein translates to MNQIYSGGCACGNIQYKITEEPIFMNDCQCRDCQRMSGTGHGSYLTFRSRSAVKVEGETTNFDMVGDSGNIKTSSFCPKCGSPVYMTFAAMPELFTIHAASLNDPNLYKPQAVTYTIKGLSWDHLNPAVSKFEKMPPM